TCGCCGCGCGCACCCACGCCGCTGTCACTGATGATCGAACCTGGATCATAGCCGCGCCCGATGGTGTAGTTGCCGCCGGAGAATTCTTCATAGGAAAGCAGCTTGTCGGGCGAATACTGCGCGCGCGGTTGCAGACTGAACGTCAGCCGCCTGATCGGACGATATTCGAACACGCCGCTGGCGCGCACGACAAAGCCCTTGGCCGTGCCCTCGATCCGGCTGGGCGTGACGGCGCCCGCGCCGATGCAGGTGACGGCAAGCGTCCCGCGACAGCCGCGAGTTGCATCGAACACGCCGATGCCCTGGCGCACCTCGACCGTCGTCCCCCAGGCCCAATTGGGTTCGAACGGGGTGAACCCGTCGCGCCCGGTCAGGCTGGCCTTTGAAACCCCGTTCGTTTCGACGCGCGCATAGAGCACCCGCAGACGATCGCGATTGAGCGGAATGTTGCCGAAATCGAGGTTCTGGTTCGCAATCTGGCCACCAGCCGAAACCGAAAGGTTGTAAGCCTGCGAACGCAGCACCGGATACGTGCCCTCGATCGAGGCCGAAAGCGTTCGCGACCGGAAATCCGATGCGGCGCCGGTAATTGTAGGATCGGTCCAACCATAAGTGAAATCGCCGTGGAGCACGAAGCCTTCCCCGCCGATCCGCATGTCATGGCCGATCTGGAGCACTTTCTGCTCATCGAAATCGGCGCTGGCAAACAGGCTGGCGGTGGTGGCATCACCCATGCCGGTCAACCCGTTCAACTGGACGCGCGCCAGTCCGTTGTAGCGTCCGACGCTGTATGATCCGTAATTCTGCAGGCCAAGTTCGGCAAAGACAGGCACACGCCGCACGGTGACTTCGCCGATCACCTCGCCGGGCGACCCTTCGAGCGGGCGCAAGGCCAGTCGCACATCGAGACCGGGCACGTCCTTGGCCAGCAACAGATAGCGCTCGGCAGTATGCGTATTGAACACCGGCTCAAGCGTCAGCTTGTTGAGGTACTTGAGAAGTATCCCTTCCGATGCGCCCGGATCACCCTTGACCTGTACGCGCTTGAGATGAGCGAGCAGCACATCAAGCCGCACATTGCCGCCTTCGATCTTCTGCGGCGGCACCTGCACCGCGGCGAGATAGCCGGCCTGGCGCAATGCGGTGGCCGCACGGTCACGAATTTCGCAGATGACCGAAACGGGCTGATCGGTGCCTACATAGCCCGCATAGCTTTGCGACAGGTTGAAACCGGGCAGAACCTGCATACCGGTAAACGTCACCGACGACAGCTTGAGCCTGATCCCGGCAAAGTCAGGCGCAGCCAGCGGGCAAGGCGCGCGCTCCACCTCGGATGCGTCAACGCTGACCGGGCCACTCTGGTTAAGGGTGGCCTCGGCCACCCCGCGCTCGATTTCCTCGCGCGTCGGGGCCTGAATGCCCACCGGCGGAACCGCCTGGGCAAAAGCCGTCCCGGCCCAGCCAAGGCCGGAACATGCCAGCAAACAGGCCAGCGTAAACCGAATGCGTCGCGCTGACCTTATCAGCCCCGGAGCACATGCAGGGTAACGCGCTCTGCCAGAGAGCGACACAGGTTCGCGATAGGCCATTCGACTCTACTCTCCATCAGGCGCGACCCGTGATGTCATTTATCCTTCGGCTTATTACTGCCTAAACCTCCAAATCAAAGCTTTTCGGTCAAGCCAGACTTTCACCTTCCCGTATCAGGGTGAAACAACCGGCGGTTCTTCTGCCAGTGATTCCGCCAGCCAATCGAACTGTGCCTTGCAGCCATTGTCCAGCAACAACGTGCCCAGCGCCTCTGCATCGGCAGGGACGGCCTCCGGCTCGATCATCACGATCTGGAATTCGGCCACAGTGTCAGGCGTCGCTTCATCATAGATGCGATAAGTCCGGCCTTCCTGCGGCGCCAGCATTGTCTTGGGCCACGCAATGCCGACCGTCTTGGGCGGCCACTGCATTCGCACCATTTCCCCGCCGGTCGCCTCGGTCAGCCACGTGAAGCTGCGCCGCGAATTAGCGGTACGCCACAGATAGAGATCGCTGCCGCGAGGAACGCAGACCGTGCCCCCTTGCTCGGTGTCGGCCAGCCAGATGCTTACGGGCAGGATATTTTCGCCAGACGTATCGCCAATGCCACGCACAGCCCCTGCCCGCACGGATGCTGGATTGCTCAACGAACGGGCCAGCAAGGCCGCGGCTCCGCGATCGCGGTTGACCGCGCCGTTCAGCGAAAAGGTGCCCGCTCCGCGCAAAATCCGCGTACCTGCCTTGTCGAGCACCGTCACCACGTCGCCCGCCTTGAGCGTTACCGCGGCATTAGCCGGAAGGCGCTTGCCCTTGGGATAGTTCACCGCCGATGGGCCAGTTGACCGCACGACGACCGCTTGCGCCAGCACTTGTGCCGAAGCCCCGATGCCAAGCGTCAATGCCGCGATCATCGCGATCGTTCGCTGGGCTTTCCCGCCTGTTGAAACCGCCATTTCAGCCTCCCGCCTGCGTGGCCGCAGCCAGATTTGCCAGGAGATCGAGTTGGGCTGTGCAGCCCTTGCCCGCCATTGCCGCCGCTACTTCGATTTCATCGCTCGGCACTGCGGTCAGCAACATGGTGCGTATCTTGACCGGCGCCCCGACCGCGTTGCTGAAAGTGTAAGTCTGCCCGTCTACTACCGGCACACTCGCCGACGGCCAGACCTTCAGCGCACTGCCCGCGCGCCAGGTCACATCGGCGCTGCTGCCGTCCTGCGAAAGCAGCTTGCCGGTGCCTTCATCGGTGCGGGCGGGCCGCCACATGACCAGCGTGGCGGGATCGGCTACGCAGTAGGTGCCGCCCTTGCTCACGTCGATATGCCAGACGTTCTCCGGCCCTGTGGGCGCGGCGGGAACCGGCGCAGACAAGGCGCCGCGCACTGCTCCGGTCCGCGTACGTGCGGCGCCACCGCGCGCCATCATCGCTGCCAGTGCCGTGCCGCCCGAAGCGTCGCGATTGACCGCGCCGTTCAGCGTGAACGTGCCCGGCCCTGAAAGCACCCGCGTACCCGATTTGTCGAGCACGGTAACGAGATCTCCCGCCCGCAGCGTGACGGCCGAATTTGCCGCCAGCTTCTTGCCCTGGGGATAGGTCGCCGCGGAAGGTCCGGTCGATCGCACGACCACCGATTGCGCGCAGGCAGCGCCCGCCAGCATCAGCCCGGCCATGGCCGCAGCACCTGCCAGAACAGCCTTTGCGGCCCCTCCGCGCGTGAATGGTGCATCAACCCAGAACATAACTTTCTCCCTTGTGCGTATGCCGCAGTCTCTCGATCAAATTCATCATTGCATCGTCTTCATGCGCCGATTCGAGGATCGTGTCTGTGAGAGCCTGCACACGTTCCACCTCACCCGCTGAATGCGCGCTGACGGCATCTCTTGCCAGATTGCGCTTCTCTGCGGCCATGTCTGGAACCGGCTCAAATATATCAACAGGGGTTTTGCGCCCCCGCAGCGTGACCGAACCCATAGGCCGGAACCAGTCAAGGCCCGACCGTTCCGCCGCCTCCCGGCTGACCAGAACTTTCGTATCGAGCGGCTTGTTCGCCCCTTCAAGGCGCGCCGCGGTGTTCATGGCATCGCCGAGCGCGGTGTACTGGATGCGACCCTCGCCGCCGAAATTGCCCACCACAGCATCGCCATAATGCAGCCCCACGCGCGTCCGTCCGATTTTCGGTACGCCTTCGGGCACAGCCTTGCGAAACTCCTCGCCCGCCAGATACATCGCATAGGCGGCCTTCACCGCCCGCTCACCATCGTCGGGATAGGCAATCGGCGCGCCCCAGAAGGCCACCACCGCATCGCCCACGAACTTGTCGAGCGTACCGCCGTATTGCAGCACCACCGCGCTCAACCGATCGAGGTAATCGTTGAGCAACCGTGCGATGACTTCCGGCTCGACCGCATGCGTCAGCTTGGTAAAGCCTTCCAGATCGCTGAACAGGCAGAATATTTCGCGCTTTTCACCATGAAGCGAAAGGCGTTCCGGGTTGCGCATGATTTCAGCGGCAACAGAGCGTGGCAGATACTTGCCCAGCGCGCCTTGCGCAAATTCGCGCTGTGCCGCGTTGATCGCGCGCAAGCTGGAACTCAGCGCGGTGTAAGCGATCAGCCAGCCGACCAGCCAGCCGGTTGCGGGCAGGCCCAGCGTGTCGAATCCCGCGCGCTCGACCACGAATGGCACTGCAAGGAAAAAGCCGAATTGCGCGATCACCGCCAGCGCCAGCACCCATGTGCGCGTCTGGACCAGCGCTGTCAGCGCACCCAGTCCTACAGCCAGCAAGGCCGCCAGCACATTAACCCACATGGCGGGCGGCGCCTTCCAGGCCTTGTCCAGCAATTGCGCCAGCATCGAGGCGTGAACCTCGACGCCGATCATGCGCGTTTCGCCAGTCACCGGATTACCGGTGCGCGTGAACGGCGTATCGAACTGGTCGAAGTCTGAAAAATCGCCGCCAATCAGCACATAGCGCCCCTTGACCGCCTCTGCGACCAGCGGAGCGGTTTCCGGGTCGGCCAGCAGGTCGATCGGAATCTTGTCGAAAACCGGACGGTCGCTGGCGGTGGGGATGCGGTAACGGATCGGGCCTGTGTACTTCGCAAAACGAGGATCGGCGTCCGGCCCGCCATTGGTCAACGCCAGCGACAGCAAAGGCGGCAGGCCCGCATGCTGCCGCGGCCAGCGGCGCGCCACATTGTCCGCATCGGTTTCAAGCAGGATCGATGCAGGTTTTACCAGATCGGTCTGCGCAGATGCCATGAAGGCGCGCAAGTCCTGTTCCTGCTCGTAAGTTATCGCATTGGGATTGGTTCGGTTGTCCGCAAAGGCCAGGAAAACCGGCGTTCGCATGGCCTTGAGCGATGCCCGCAGGGTATCATCGTCATCTTGCGGGCTATCGAACAACACGTCGATGCCAATACCCTTGGCGCCCAGCTGGTCGATCTGCACCAGCGCTTTTGCAAGAATCGTGCGGTCAACCGGTGAAATCTGCCCGGTCGCGCGATTGGTGTCGGCGGTGTAGACCACCATCGTGATCCGCTTGTCGGTATCGGTCGGTGGTGCGAAGCTGGCGGCGCGGATATCGTAGAGCGCGGCCTCGGCATCGTGCAGCAGAGGCAAGCGCCAGGAATTGAACGCAAAATACAGCGCCAGCGCCACAAGAATGGCGGCGATTCCCATCCTCTGCCAGCCAAGCTGCTTCATGCCGCGCCGTGCGGCCAGGCCCATTTCGCGCGGACTGTTTCTGGTATTTGCGCCCGATTGAGGCATTCTTCAGTTCCCCTTCGCGATGCGCGCAGGCTGCGCCATCGCCATACGGGCCGTGCGCGAAACCAGCGGCCTTGCGCTGTCGCCGATGACTGCAAACCCAGCCCAGTAGTAAGGGTGCGAGGTATCGACGTCAGCCATGAGCACCTGTTGTGCCTTGAGCAGGGCTTCACCGGAAGACGTTCCGGCAGGTGCTTCGAAAAGACCGTTGATCAGGCGCGCGGTTGCATTGAAATCATCCGGTGCGGGCCAATGGCTGGCCAGCACCGACCGGCTGCCCGCCCCGATGAACGCGCGCACCAATCCTTCGAGCGCCGAGCCGCCGCCACTGACGATACCCGCCGCGCGCGTTGCCGATATGTCTGCCTGCCCGGCCGTATCGCAGGCCGACAGGATAACCATGTCCGCATCGAGCTTCAGGTCAAAAATCTCTGAGAAGCTCAGCAAGCCGTCAGAACCGGTCGGCCCGAACGAGGTGACCAGCGCGGGCCTTGCCGGACAGGTCGGTTGCGGTGGCGTGACCAGACCGTGCGTCGCAAAATGCAGGATGCGGAAATTATCGAGGTCTGGGCGGGACTTGATTGCCGTATCCGAGAAAGCTTGTCCGACCATGAGGTCAGCGCCCTGCGATCCCAGCAGGGTCCGGGCGTTTATCAGTTCGGCTTCGGATATGGGGCGGTTCCACGTCGCCAGCGGCCAGCTGCAATCGGCCATCGCCGCACCGTCCGCCCCGCGAACCTGGGATCCGCGAAGGACACTTGCGGATGACACGGCGGTATTGCGCCCCATACCCAGATAAGCCTCGTTCGCCTTCGATCCCGGCTGCTTGCGCGCATCCATGAACGAACGCGCCGAAACTGCCGTGGACACCAGCTTGTCACGCGCGAGCCAGTTCATCCCGCGCAGATCGAACGGATCGCCGCTTGGACGGGCTGCCTGCTCGACATAAGCCTCTGCCGATTTGGCATCGGCAACCAGTACGTTGACCGGCAAGGACAGCATCGCACCGTCCGGTTCGAAGATCAGGTGACGGGCGGTGGCAACATCCTGTGCAACCGGTGCAAACAGCGCAGTATACAGCGCATGGGCCTCGTTTGCGGCAAAGGCGCTCGTCACATATTGCCTGCCATCGAAGCGCGAGATCGAATTGCGGATGGTCTGGACCGACTTCTCAAGTTCGCGTGCAGAAATCTGCGCACGATAGCCGATGGCACGATCCTTGTTGGCAAAATAGACGAACACGTCTGGTCCGAGCACCGCCATCTTGACATAGGCCTCGCCCGGCATGAGGCCTTCACGCAATTCTTTTTCTGAAATTACCCTCTGAGAAACAACACAATAGCGTGAGAAGTTCGCAAGCTGTATGATGGTTGCCTGTTCCTGCGCTTCCAGATCCTGAATGCGCTTGGCAGCTTCGGCGATCTCGTCCGTGCGGGCAGAGGCATCGTCCAGCCGCTGGAGCGCCGCATAAGTCATGCGTGTCCTTTCGATGCCGCGAGACAGGCTGTTCGATTGCCGAAAAAGCCTTGCTGCATCGTCACTTCCACCCGAAAGTTCGCGTGAAAGCACAGCCTGTGTTTCGGCAACGCCCGGCCGTACCAGAACCTGGCTGGCGATGAAGAATGCATCGCTGGCTGCCGGATCGGCCTGCGCCTGACCTGCCAGCATGTCGAACCACGGCGCCATCTGCTTCGAAAGGCCGGAAAGACCGTTCTCGCGCTCCACCGAACGCGCAACGACTTCGCGATAGATCGGTGCGGCCTGATCGGCCTTGCCGTGGCGCGTCAAAAACGCGGCCAATCGCGCTTGCGCCGCGGCCATGCTGCGCGTCTCCGGATATTGTACGCCAACAATCTCGACGGCCGAGCGCAGCAGGCTTTCCGCATCGGCGGTCCGGCCTTCTTCTTCGGCCAGCGCGGCGAGTTCCGACAAAAGTTGCGCGCGCATCCGCACGATGGACACGACCCGTCCGTTGCGAACCGCCAGCGCCTGCGCTTGTGCCTGCTCCAGCGCCGTGCGCGCATCGGCACGGTTTCCTGTCAGCCGCCACGCCGTACCTTTCAATTGCAGGGTCTGGGCATCAAGAATCGTGGCGCGCTCGTCATCGGTCAGGCGCAAGTCGTCTACCAGACCCATCGCATTGGCGGTCATGTCCGATGCATTGATGCGCCGCGCCACAGACGGGGTGAGTTCCATCGTATCACGCAGGGTTTGCGCGCCCAGCGATGCGGTTTGCCGCAAGGCTTCGCCCAGCCGCACCAG
This genomic interval from Novosphingobium sp. CECT 9465 contains the following:
- a CDS encoding ShlB/FhaC/HecB family hemolysin secretion/activation protein; protein product: MGIQAPTREEIERGVAEATLNQSGPVSVDASEVERAPCPLAAPDFAGIRLKLSSVTFTGMQVLPGFNLSQSYAGYVGTDQPVSVICEIRDRAATALRQAGYLAAVQVPPQKIEGGNVRLDVLLAHLKRVQVKGDPGASEGILLKYLNKLTLEPVFNTHTAERYLLLAKDVPGLDVRLALRPLEGSPGEVIGEVTVRRVPVFAELGLQNYGSYSVGRYNGLARVQLNGLTGMGDATTASLFASADFDEQKVLQIGHDMRIGGEGFVLHGDFTYGWTDPTITGAASDFRSRTLSASIEGTYPVLRSQAYNLSVSAGGQIANQNLDFGNIPLNRDRLRVLYARVETNGVSKASLTGRDGFTPFEPNWAWGTTVEVRQGIGVFDATRGCRGTLAVTCIGAGAVTPSRIEGTAKGFVVRASGVFEYRPIRRLTFSLQPRAQYSPDKLLSYEEFSGGNYTIGRGYDPGSIISDSGVGARGEVRVGSLIPKVAGSNAAQPYAFVDAAWVWNHDVAYRGLNPQKVVSLGGGMRVSLLDTVRVDAGVAVPLHDPLGLNVKGKARFMLNLSAQLLPWRL
- a CDS encoding adenylate/guanylate cyclase domain-containing protein; translated protein: MGLAARRGMKQLGWQRMGIAAILVALALYFAFNSWRLPLLHDAEAALYDIRAASFAPPTDTDKRITMVVYTADTNRATGQISPVDRTILAKALVQIDQLGAKGIGIDVLFDSPQDDDDTLRASLKAMRTPVFLAFADNRTNPNAITYEQEQDLRAFMASAQTDLVKPASILLETDADNVARRWPRQHAGLPPLLSLALTNGGPDADPRFAKYTGPIRYRIPTASDRPVFDKIPIDLLADPETAPLVAEAVKGRYVLIGGDFSDFDQFDTPFTRTGNPVTGETRMIGVEVHASMLAQLLDKAWKAPPAMWVNVLAALLAVGLGALTALVQTRTWVLALAVIAQFGFFLAVPFVVERAGFDTLGLPATGWLVGWLIAYTALSSSLRAINAAQREFAQGALGKYLPRSVAAEIMRNPERLSLHGEKREIFCLFSDLEGFTKLTHAVEPEVIARLLNDYLDRLSAVVLQYGGTLDKFVGDAVVAFWGAPIAYPDDGERAVKAAYAMYLAGEEFRKAVPEGVPKIGRTRVGLHYGDAVVGNFGGEGRIQYTALGDAMNTAARLEGANKPLDTKVLVSREAAERSGLDWFRPMGSVTLRGRKTPVDIFEPVPDMAAEKRNLARDAVSAHSAGEVERVQALTDTILESAHEDDAMMNLIERLRHTHKGESYVLG
- a CDS encoding CHAT domain-containing protein codes for the protein MNWAALAAGVASLALCGTSASAQDGSLLLKDSFPLGSGGSKALCQMQSRTVDAANRSPMDRTWAIVCRDSALPVGHVFALRQGQDDVLARLADRRKASANCASAMTASVAGRMRQDCRWIDPDLAYEVVSITRGKTVYVVEGFSAYHGALDLALRSVFADRVIDEPIEVATTSVNDTESYARIQALTLDPSTALAEGYRRNSSGDYAEAAAFFETLDQRQASTGDVPIDRVEFLVNAALQRSNLGQFADADRLFAQAAAMSAGSGVVERLRRNYEAVHLLNQGKYEAALVRLGEALRQTASLGAQTLRDTMELTPSVARRINASDMTANAMGLVDDLRLTDDERATILDAQTLQLKGTAWRLTGNRADARTALEQAQAQALAVRNGRVVSIVRMRAQLLSELAALAEEEGRTADAESLLRSAVEIVGVQYPETRSMAAAQARLAAFLTRHGKADQAAPIYREVVARSVERENGLSGLSKQMAPWFDMLAGQAQADPAASDAFFIASQVLVRPGVAETQAVLSRELSGGSDDAARLFRQSNSLSRGIERTRMTYAALQRLDDASARTDEIAEAAKRIQDLEAQEQATIIQLANFSRYCVVSQRVISEKELREGLMPGEAYVKMAVLGPDVFVYFANKDRAIGYRAQISARELEKSVQTIRNSISRFDGRQYVTSAFAANEAHALYTALFAPVAQDVATARHLIFEPDGAMLSLPVNVLVADAKSAEAYVEQAARPSGDPFDLRGMNWLARDKLVSTAVSARSFMDARKQPGSKANEAYLGMGRNTAVSSASVLRGSQVRGADGAAMADCSWPLATWNRPISEAELINARTLLGSQGADLMVGQAFSDTAIKSRPDLDNFRILHFATHGLVTPPQPTCPARPALVTSFGPTGSDGLLSFSEIFDLKLDADMVILSACDTAGQADISATRAAGIVSGGGSALEGLVRAFIGAGSRSVLASHWPAPDDFNATARLINGLFEAPAGTSSGEALLKAQQVLMADVDTSHPYYWAGFAVIGDSARPLVSRTARMAMAQPARIAKGN